In Ipomoea triloba cultivar NCNSP0323 chromosome 15, ASM357664v1, one genomic interval encodes:
- the LOC116006829 gene encoding uncharacterized protein At2g29880-like, protein MEGSQQGNSKEKNKVVGNYTLWTREESNELLRLMVNAVKNGCRGSSGVLSKATVERKILPLLNEKFGCQRSYAHYQSRLKWFRRRFHKFSQLMCHNSEFRWDPTTKRFMASDECYSTHKNLRTCTIADYEDLAIVFGNTNTTGSDTDAKTYNAKEDKQHNIDELQFDSGNDEFILNDAYVASQDPQPLQYTSSIPQEINEATSTKYFSKKRNRTESCDENSLVEDQSNILEKLSICLDSIAANFHSLVQKREKGNNCWNAIKELPGLNNDTRFKAIEWLNTETKKNIFLEMSPQNRYKWIIFKLSK, encoded by the exons ATGGAAGGTTCTCAACAAGGAAATAGCAAGGAAAAGAATAAAGTAGTTGGAAATTATACATTGTGGACGCGGGAGGAGAGTAATGAGTTGCTACGTCTTATGGTTAATGCGGTAAAAAATGGATGTCGTGGTAGTAGTGGAGTCTTAAGCAAGGCAACTGTGGAAAGAAAGATACTTCCTCTTCTTAATGAAAAATTTGGTTGTCAAAGATCATATGCACACTACCAAAGTCGATTGAAATGGTTTAGAAGACGTTTTCACAAATTTTCTCAGCTTATGTGTCATAACTCTGAATTTCGGTGGGATCCAACAACAAAAAGGTTCATGGCTAGTGATGAA tGTTATTCTACTCATAAGAACCTACGCACATGTACTATTGCTGACTATGAAGATTTGGCAATTGTATTTGGGAATACTAATACCACAGGAAGTGATACAGATGCAAAAACCTACAATGCGAAAGAAGATAAACAACATAACATTGATGAGCTACAATTTGACTCTGGCAATGATGAATTCATCCTAAATGATGCATATGTAGCATCCCAAGATCCCCAACCCTTACAATATACTTCGTCAATACCTCAAGAGATAAATGAAGCAACTTCAACAAAGTATTTTagcaaaaaaagaaatagaacaGAGTCGTGTGATGAGAATAGTTTAGTTGAAGACCAATCTAACATCTTGGAGAAACTATCTATTTGTTTAGATTCAATTGCTGCTAATTTTCATAGCTTAGTGCAAAAgagggaaaaaggaaataattgTTGGAATGCTATCAAGGAACTCCCAGGCTTGAATAATGACACCCGTTTCAAAGCTATTG